The nucleotide window GCCGGGTCTCCGCCAGCACAACCTGGATCTCCGTGTCCGCCTCGCGGAGGTTAGGCGACCGCAGCACCTTGGACACGGCCACTTGCAGCCCCTGGTACTGAGGCTGGGAGCGGGGTTGAGGGGGACATTGTTGGCCCTGCACTCAGCCCCTCGAGCCTGCAGGGACGGCGAGGGCAGAAGCAGGTGGTGGACAGTGGGGGAAGTGTTAGCGCCAAGGAGGTGGCGGAATGGGACCCCGAAGACCCTGCAGTGGGGTGTCCGAGGCGGGGGCTGCCAAGATGGTGTGGCCCAAGTCGGGACGCCCCTTCCGCTGCCTGCCGCAGCCCCATTACCAGCGCCAGGAAAGTGTCCAGCAGCCGCGCCCGGTACTGCTCTAGGTCAAACGCTGGACCATGGGTCAGTGACACAATGGCTCCTGCAGCAAAAGTGCAGGGGTTAACGCCGCGGATCCAGGCTGGACAGGGAAACTGTCCAAAGCGAGTCAGGGTCCGTCGGGCTGTCCCAGCAAGCAGGTGCCAGGCGAGATGCTCACCGCAGAGGTCGCAGCACTGCCCCTCAGGCCGGAGGGCGTCTTGGCAGGTGGCCGGGGGGCAGCGGCCGCCCAGGGGCTGCAGCAGAGCTGCGCAGATCCACGGCTGAGCCTGGGGGGGTGTGGGGAGCGAGGTCGCAGTGGTCAGCGCCGAGAAGACGAGGGCGGACCTCAGCGAGAGAGGGCGATGCGCTCCAGGGAGGCGAGCCCGCCACTGCCCCGACCTGGCGCggttctcttcccttcctccgaGCGCGCCGCGGCCGCTCTCACCTCGTGGTTGCCGCAGACGCAGCCCGACCGGTCGACGCAGACCTCGGGGCCCAAACTCAGCTCGCCTGGACCGTGGAAGCGCAGGCGGCCTGCGCGGGACGCCAGGAAAGCGGCCAGGTCCTCGTTGCTTGTGAACGTCTGTGGTAGGCGGCTCACAGCGGAGCCGCCCCAACGAGAGACATTATCCTAATGTTCAGAACCCACCTGTGCAGACTAGGAGGGATGTGGGGATGCTGGGGATGCGCCCGGCCGGTACACCCCGGAGTCTCCCTCCTGCTCACCCGGCCCAGAGCCGAGAGGCTGCGGACGCGCACTGAGCTGGCGCCGGGGCCGAGCCCCACGCGGAAGGAGGCGTTGGGCGGGAAGAAAACGTCGTGGTGGCGGCAGGGCACGCGCTCGGCGTCCACGGAGAAGAGGCCGAGCGCCCCGTCCCCGGAGCTCCACAGACGCGGGTCATACCAGGAGAAGCGGTCCGGGTCGCGGAAGAGGGCGGGGGCGCCTGGGCGGCCTTAAGACCCTAAGCAACACCGGGAGCCGCCCCGCCCGCCCCTTGGCACGCCCTCCCCAGGGGCTGGCTTTGGGCTCGCCCGCCCCTCTGGGTCTCCGAACACGCTCTTTTCTGAGTCCCCGCCCCGGGGCTCCGCCCCGGGCCCACCTGAGCTGCAGTCGAGTCGCGAGCTCGCTTCTGAGGCACTGAATCCGGCTCCCGAGGCCAGGATGAGTTCCCCATCCAGCGGCAAGACCTATAAGGTGAAGGACAAAGCCACCTGAAGGTCAATACAAGAAAAACTGTAGTCCTATTTTACTAATAAATTAGTTGcaaaaatagctaaaatattaGCTAATTAGagccaatagtgtatttttaaaatgctgtacAAAACCAAGAGTGAGCCCTATCTTAAACTATAGACCCTGGGTGGTAACGATGTGTGAGTGTGGGTTCATCAGTTGTAAAAAATGCACCATCCTGGTGGAGGAGGCTATGCACTGGCTGGTGGGGGGAGGTTTATATGGGGAACTTCTGTATCTTTTGGTCAgttttgctatgaacctaaaaatgctctaaaaaataaagtcttaaaatttctttaaaaattttttagggtggagcctgtggctcaaggagtagggtgccggtcccatatgccagaggtggcaggttcaaacccagccctggccaataaccaaaaaaaaaaaaaaaaatttttttaagtagggTTCAAGTCCCAAGAATGCAGGAACAGAAGAATGGGGACTACATCAACAGGACTACCACTGGATGTACAAAAGTGTTCCAGCAGATGGCAGCGGAGGGTCTTAGGCCAGCAAAATCAATATATTGTGACAGAGGGAAGTCCAGTGTCTTGAGGAAGTGTTACATTTTGTGTAGAGGGGTCAGCTAtgttgctgaagctggtcttgaattcctggcctcaagggaccTGCCACCTGGCCTTCCAAAGGACCAAGATTACAGGCTGcaggggattttttgtttgttttttgttttgcagttttttggccagggctgggtttgaacctgccacctctggcatatggggccggcgccctactcctttaagccacaggcgccgccctacagagTTTTCACATATAAACTGAGATACTGCACCTGCCCCTACAAGCAGTACTTTgacctgaactcctggcctcaagtattGCCtctcttcagcttcccaaagtactaggcttacaggcatggaCTGGGGGGCCACTGCCACTGCCTTGGGCTCTTCCCACCCAGGAGGCGTTGAAGGGCAGCTGGTGAGATGAGGAGGGTGCCCCCAAGCCCATAcacaggagttgcagaccaggtGGAGTTCTACCGTACTTCCCCAGAAAAGGCGGAAGGGCTCTAGCCTGAGCGGCTGGGTATAGACGCCAGGGTCACCTGGAGAGAGCTAAGCaatgaataaacacaaagaaatgatgttgCACTCTCAAAGCTCTTCCAAAGGAGATCATCAAAGTAACCAAGTGGGTGGAGAGTGAAAATGGCCTCCAGGCTCCAGCAACCTCCACCCTACTCCTCTGCCTGAGGGAGCCCCCAGCTCCCATGCCCCCTCTCCTGGCGCAGGGTTGCCAAGGTTACACGCATGCTGCACTTCCTCACTTTAGTCTTTCTGTCGGAAGGAGGGGATGGGCAGTCCCCCTGCAGCCTACAAGGTCCAGAaacaccccaccccactcctacCCCCGGGTGCTGTCTACACTTGTGGGCTCCCAGAGCTAAGGCTGCTTTGAAAAATCAAAagtagctactcgggaggctgaggcaagagaatcgcttaagcccaggagttggaggttgctgtgagctgtgtgatgccacggcactctaccgagggccataaagtgagactctgtctctacaaaaaaaaaaaaaaagaaagaaaagaaaaaccaaaagtaACCCATAGAGCCACTCTCAGAGTAGAAAATAGGTCTGAAGCTCCTGATCCTGCATCCTACGACACTGGGCTAGGCCAGGGGCAAGTGGGTCATTTCCACCCACTTCAGAAGCCGTATGGAGCCAGAGCCTCACCCCAGCTGGCCTGT belongs to Nycticebus coucang isolate mNycCou1 chromosome 9, mNycCou1.pri, whole genome shotgun sequence and includes:
- the AMN gene encoding protein amnionless isoform X6, which translates into the protein MQPPTGVRTGPHVRVAQSSSQQIRWCRSWYKKVTPSQTWSCRWMGNSSWPREPDSVPQKRARDSTAAQAPPPSSATRTASPGMTRVCGAPGTGRSASSPWTPSACPAATTTFSSRPTPPSAWGSAPAPAQCASAASRLWAGRLPQTFTSNEDLAAFLASRAGRLRFHGPGELSLGPEVCVDRSGCVCGNHEAQPWICAALLQPLGGRCPPATCQDALRPEGQCCDLCGAIVSLTHGPAFDLEQYRARLLDTFLALPQYQGLQVAVSKVLRSPNLREADTEIQVVLAETRPETGGAARLARALLADVAEHGEALGVLAAAVRESGAPAGGGSSAGLDQPGSNAGLVGGAVLAAMLLVLLALLAVMPRLRGARSFRWSWRNQAASEPARVPPGFHNPMFDAAASEEQTPARPPNLPPKPDAAATSHSYFVNPLFAEAEA
- the AMN gene encoding protein amnionless isoform X4, which translates into the protein MGALGQVLLWLRICTLTQATYKLWVPNTNFDAAANWSQNRTPCAGGAVEFPADKMVSVLVQEGYAISDMVLPLDGELILASGAGFSASEASSRLDCSSGAPALFRDPDRFSWYDPRLWSSGDGALGLFSVDAERVPCRHHDVFFPPNASFRVGLGPGASSVRVRSLSALGRTFTSNEDLAAFLASRAGRLRFHGPGELSLGPEVCVDRSGCVCGNHEAQPWICAALLQPLGGRCPPATCQDALRPEGQCCDLCGAIVSLTHGPAFDLEQYRARLLDTFLALPQYQGLQVAVSKVLRSPNLREADTEIQVVLAETRPETGGAARLARALLADVAEHGEALGVLAAAVRESGAPAGGGSSAGLDQPGSNAGLVGGAVLAAMLLVLLALLAVMPRLRGARSFRWSWRNQAASEPARVPPGFHNPMFDAAASEEQTPARPPNLPPKPDAAATSHSYFVNPLFAEAEA
- the AMN gene encoding protein amnionless isoform X2, giving the protein MGALGQVLLWLRICTLTQATYKLWVPNTNFDAAANWSQNRTPCAGGAVEFPADKMVSVLVQEGYAISDMLSPGDPGVYTQPLRLEPFRLFWGSTVELHLVCNSCVWAWGHPPHLTSCPSTPPGWEEPKAVAVAPQSMPVLPLDGELILASGAGFSASEASSRLDCSSGAPALFRDPDRFSWYDPRLWSSGDGALGLFSVDAERVPCRHHDVFFPPNASFRVGLGPGASSVRVRSLSALGRTFTSNEDLAAFLASRAGRLRFHGPGELSLGPEVCVDRSGCVCGNHEAQPWICAALLQPLGGRCPPATCQDALRPEGQCCDLCGAIVSLTHGPAFDLEQYRARLLDTFLALPQYQGLQVAVSKVLRSPNLREADTEIQVVLAETRPETGGAARLARALLADVAEHGEALGVLAAAVRESGAPAGGGSSAGLDQPGSNAGLVGGAVLAAMLLVLLALLAVMPRLRGARSFRWSWRNQAASEPARVPPGFHNPMFDAAASEEQTPARPPNLPPKPDAAATSHSYFVNPLFAEAEA
- the AMN gene encoding protein amnionless isoform X1 — translated: MGALGQVLLWLRICRSPPDFKAEEQAYAALSPPFLDHPILCSSPGETGGGVGKQSGSSSLGEKNFGREQGRHLVTSSPALTQATYKLWVPNTNFDAAANWSQNRTPCAGGAVEFPADKMVSVLVQEGYAISDMLSPGDPGVYTQPLRLEPFRLFWGSTVELHLVCNSCVWAWGHPPHLTSCPSTPPGWEEPKAVAVAPQSMPVLPLDGELILASGAGFSASEASSRLDCSSGAPALFRDPDRFSWYDPRLWSSGDGALGLFSVDAERVPCRHHDVFFPPNASFRVGLGPGASSVRVRSLSALGRTFTSNEDLAAFLASRAGRLRFHGPGELSLGPEVCVDRSGCVCGNHEAQPWICAALLQPLGGRCPPATCQDALRPEGQCCDLCGAIVSLTHGPAFDLEQYRARLLDTFLALPQYQGLQVAVSKVLRSPNLREADTEIQVVLAETRPETGGAARLARALLADVAEHGEALGVLAAAVRESGAPAGGGSSAGLDQPGSNAGLVGGAVLAAMLLVLLALLAVMPRLRGARSFRWSWRNQAASEPARVPPGFHNPMFDAAASEEQTPARPPNLPPKPDAAATSHSYFVNPLFAEAEA
- the AMN gene encoding protein amnionless isoform X3, whose translation is MGALGQVLLWLRICTANWSQNRTPCAGGAVEFPADKMVSVLVQEGYAISDMLSPGDPGVYTQPLRLEPFRLFWGSTVELHLVCNSCVWAWGHPPHLTSCPSTPPGWEEPKAVAVAPQSMPVLPLDGELILASGAGFSASEASSRLDCSSGAPALFRDPDRFSWYDPRLWSSGDGALGLFSVDAERVPCRHHDVFFPPNASFRVGLGPGASSVRVRSLSALGRTFTSNEDLAAFLASRAGRLRFHGPGELSLGPEVCVDRSGCVCGNHEAQPWICAALLQPLGGRCPPATCQDALRPEGQCCDLCGAIVSLTHGPAFDLEQYRARLLDTFLALPQYQGLQVAVSKVLRSPNLREADTEIQVVLAETRPETGGAARLARALLADVAEHGEALGVLAAAVRESGAPAGGGSSAGLDQPGSNAGLVGGAVLAAMLLVLLALLAVMPRLRGARSFRWSWRNQAASEPARVPPGFHNPMFDAAASEEQTPARPPNLPPKPDAAATSHSYFVNPLFAEAEA
- the AMN gene encoding protein amnionless isoform X5, which encodes MGALGQVLLWLRICTANWSQNRTPCAGGAVEFPADKMVSVLVQEGYAISDMVLPLDGELILASGAGFSASEASSRLDCSSGAPALFRDPDRFSWYDPRLWSSGDGALGLFSVDAERVPCRHHDVFFPPNASFRVGLGPGASSVRVRSLSALGRTFTSNEDLAAFLASRAGRLRFHGPGELSLGPEVCVDRSGCVCGNHEAQPWICAALLQPLGGRCPPATCQDALRPEGQCCDLCGAIVSLTHGPAFDLEQYRARLLDTFLALPQYQGLQVAVSKVLRSPNLREADTEIQVVLAETRPETGGAARLARALLADVAEHGEALGVLAAAVRESGAPAGGGSSAGLDQPGSNAGLVGGAVLAAMLLVLLALLAVMPRLRGARSFRWSWRNQAASEPARVPPGFHNPMFDAAASEEQTPARPPNLPPKPDAAATSHSYFVNPLFAEAEA